A region from the Sulfurivermis fontis genome encodes:
- a CDS encoding pentapeptide repeat-containing protein, protein MRRGICALLWWLPLAALAELPRGDCQAPAPHSDLRHCDFAGRSLAGMDLTGARFAGMQLENMNFRNAALAGADFRAANLKWAHFQGADLREADFTSADLFHATFDGARLDQARFNKAFMFGTNLLQVQAPQADFTDAYLKDVLFDASDLSGARCIGCFLRSGGMAGARLHGADFSGSDMTGLDGEATDFSQARLVGVRFSSAILRYARFREADLAQADFIHADLTNTEFGGAKNLPPSVSETLMRYFGAEEAR, encoded by the coding sequence ATGAGACGAGGGATTTGCGCGCTACTGTGGTGGCTGCCGCTGGCCGCCCTGGCCGAACTGCCGCGTGGCGACTGTCAGGCGCCGGCGCCGCACAGCGATCTGCGCCACTGTGATTTTGCCGGGCGCTCCCTCGCCGGCATGGACCTCACGGGGGCGCGCTTCGCCGGCATGCAGCTGGAGAACATGAACTTTCGCAACGCTGCGCTGGCCGGTGCCGATTTCCGCGCCGCCAATCTCAAGTGGGCCCATTTCCAGGGCGCCGATCTGCGTGAGGCGGATTTCACCAGTGCCGATCTGTTCCACGCCACTTTCGATGGTGCGCGCCTCGATCAGGCGCGCTTCAACAAGGCCTTCATGTTCGGCACCAACCTGTTGCAGGTGCAGGCGCCGCAGGCCGACTTCACCGATGCCTACCTCAAGGATGTGCTGTTCGACGCATCCGATTTGAGCGGTGCGCGTTGCATCGGCTGTTTCCTGCGCAGCGGCGGCATGGCCGGGGCGCGTTTGCATGGCGCCGATTTCAGCGGCTCGGACATGACCGGCCTGGATGGCGAGGCGACGGACTTTTCGCAGGCCCGGCTGGTCGGCGTGCGCTTCAGCAGTGCCATTCTGCGCTATGCCCGTTTCCGCGAGGCCGATCTGGCGCAGGCGGATTTCATCCACGCCGATCTCACCAATACCGAGTTCGGCGGCGCGAAGAATCTGCCGCCGTCGGTGAGCGAGACCCTGATGCGGTACTTCGGTGCCGAAGAGGCGCGCTAG
- a CDS encoding SPOR domain-containing protein, giving the protein MSDKDTPAGQHDEDDLLADFRDVADDDAGDASRQPDDLNTDLDALDAFLNEFGQGETAVQGENEPADLAAAADEMAEPEEPGADTTEPADAADPLLEEVALAAADPALDLSAVEEVPELSADVDPDDLDLGGMEDMAPPEPPQRAPAAGRSGDLFAASPAAVPAAAPAPVSIMADEDEAAMDTNKTLDISTIGVALVSLVIAAVAGWFAVSLHGQMNDLRAELALLRQQPAGAIAGPDRQTQENLALLTQRVNEMAVLLDGPLGHLSDSGAQINSMNLRLDELEQRLKALGDEVARAARTAEAAGKAAAKSAAPTAQPTAKAATKPTATVPQPAAKTTAAAKPAAAAGQPTGGWVVNVASLTDAKAAETERQRMQQAGFNVEVQTAQMDGRTWYRVRATGFSSREQAQVYSDMIRHKMGVTPWVGLDK; this is encoded by the coding sequence ATGAGTGACAAGGACACGCCCGCAGGACAGCACGACGAGGACGATCTGCTGGCAGATTTTCGTGATGTGGCGGACGACGATGCAGGTGATGCCTCCCGGCAGCCCGATGACCTCAACACCGACCTGGATGCCCTCGATGCCTTTCTCAACGAGTTCGGCCAGGGCGAGACTGCGGTACAGGGAGAGAACGAACCGGCAGACCTGGCGGCAGCAGCGGATGAAATGGCGGAGCCGGAGGAGCCGGGCGCAGATACTACGGAACCGGCAGATGCCGCCGATCCCCTGCTGGAAGAGGTGGCCCTGGCGGCGGCGGACCCGGCACTGGATCTCTCCGCCGTGGAGGAGGTCCCCGAACTGAGTGCCGATGTCGATCCCGATGACCTGGACCTCGGCGGGATGGAGGACATGGCGCCGCCCGAGCCGCCGCAGCGTGCCCCGGCCGCCGGCCGCAGCGGCGACCTGTTCGCGGCATCGCCGGCTGCTGTCCCGGCCGCGGCGCCGGCGCCCGTATCAATCATGGCGGATGAGGACGAAGCGGCGATGGATACGAACAAGACCCTGGACATCTCCACCATCGGTGTCGCGCTGGTTTCCCTGGTGATCGCGGCGGTGGCCGGCTGGTTTGCCGTCAGCCTGCACGGCCAGATGAACGACCTGCGTGCCGAGCTGGCCCTGCTGCGCCAGCAGCCGGCCGGGGCCATCGCCGGCCCGGATCGGCAGACCCAGGAAAACCTTGCGCTGCTCACCCAGCGCGTCAACGAGATGGCGGTGCTGCTGGATGGCCCGTTGGGCCACCTGAGTGATTCCGGTGCGCAGATCAACAGCATGAATCTGCGCCTCGATGAACTGGAACAGCGCCTCAAGGCGCTGGGTGACGAAGTGGCCCGGGCGGCGCGCACCGCCGAGGCGGCAGGCAAGGCAGCGGCAAAATCGGCGGCGCCGACAGCGCAGCCCACTGCCAAGGCCGCCACGAAGCCGACGGCCACGGTGCCCCAGCCGGCGGCCAAGACCACGGCGGCGGCCAAACCTGCAGCGGCGGCGGGCCAGCCGACCGGCGGCTGGGTGGTGAATGTGGCCTCGCTCACCGATGCCAAGGCGGCGGAGACGGAGAGGCAGCGCATGCAGCAGGCCGGTTTCAACGTCGAGGTGCAGACGGCGCAGATGGATGGCCGCACCTGGTATCGCGTGCGCGCCACCGGCTTCAGCTCGCGCGAACAGGCCCAGGTCTACAGCGACATGATCCGCCACAAGATGGGTGTGACGCCGTGGGTGGGGCTGGATAAATAG
- a CDS encoding DUF6901 family protein → MDTVSYEYRFSFPSGREELFQLHLDGATLAPREPLPPVLPEWTKLEFKQCEGCQLPYGSYTHCPLAAHLSPVVEQLSDVTSIDEVKVTVVVDERTLTRSATAQEGISSLMGIIIATSGCPVTEFFKPMARFHLPFASPEETFYRAASMYMLAQYYRWQDNLSADMDMKGLVRFYEKVARVNKGMAERIRSIKREDGTINAIVLLDMFVKGMPHELGATLEDLKPLFAPYLAETNII, encoded by the coding sequence ATGGACACGGTCAGCTACGAATACCGCTTCAGCTTTCCCAGCGGACGCGAGGAACTGTTTCAGCTGCACCTCGACGGCGCCACCTTGGCGCCGCGCGAGCCGCTGCCGCCGGTACTGCCGGAATGGACCAAGCTGGAGTTCAAACAGTGCGAGGGCTGCCAACTGCCCTACGGCTCCTATACCCACTGTCCGCTGGCGGCCCACCTGTCGCCGGTGGTGGAGCAACTGAGCGACGTCACCTCCATCGACGAGGTCAAGGTCACCGTGGTGGTGGACGAACGCACCCTCACCCGCAGCGCCACCGCCCAGGAAGGCATCAGCTCGCTGATGGGCATCATCATCGCCACCAGCGGCTGCCCGGTGACGGAGTTCTTCAAGCCCATGGCGCGTTTTCATCTGCCCTTCGCCAGCCCGGAGGAGACCTTCTACCGTGCCGCCTCCATGTACATGCTGGCGCAGTATTACCGCTGGCAGGACAACCTGTCCGCCGACATGGACATGAAGGGGCTGGTGCGTTTCTACGAGAAGGTGGCCAGGGTGAACAAGGGCATGGCCGAGCGCATCCGCTCCATCAAACGCGAGGACGGCACCATCAACGCCATCGTCCTGCTCGACATGTTCGTCAAGGGCATGCCGCACGAACTCGGGGCGACGCTGGAAGACCTGAAACCGCTGTTCGCGCCCTATCTGGCGGAGACCAATATCATTTAG